Proteins co-encoded in one Prescottella sp. R16 genomic window:
- a CDS encoding peroxiredoxin yields MALLTIGDQFPAYNLTAVIGGDLSKVDAQQPDDYFTQVTSDDYAGKWRVVFFWPKDFTFVCPTEIAAFGKLNDEFADRDAQVLGASVDNEFVHFQWRAQHEDLKTLPFPMLSDLKRELAEATGVLNADGVADRATFIVDPNNEIQFVSVTAGSVGRNVDEVLRVLDALQSDELCACNWKKGDPTIDAGALMSEGV; encoded by the coding sequence ATGGCTCTGCTGACCATCGGCGACCAGTTCCCGGCTTACAACCTGACCGCCGTGATCGGTGGCGACCTGTCCAAGGTCGACGCCCAGCAGCCCGACGACTACTTCACCCAGGTCACCAGCGACGACTACGCCGGCAAGTGGCGCGTCGTCTTCTTCTGGCCCAAGGACTTCACGTTCGTGTGCCCGACGGAGATCGCCGCGTTCGGCAAGCTGAACGACGAGTTCGCGGACCGCGACGCCCAGGTGCTCGGCGCCTCGGTCGACAACGAGTTCGTGCACTTCCAGTGGCGTGCCCAGCACGAGGATCTCAAGACCCTCCCCTTCCCGATGCTGTCGGACCTCAAGCGTGAGCTGGCCGAGGCCACCGGCGTCCTGAACGCCGACGGTGTCGCGGACCGCGCCACCTTCATCGTCGACCCGAACAACGAGATCCAGTTCGTGTCGGTCACCGCCGGTTCCGTGGGCCGCAACGTCGACGAGGTCCTGCGTGTCCTCGACGCCCTGCAGTCCGACGAGCTGTGCGCCTGCAACTGGAAGAAGGGTGACCCGACCATCGACGCCGGCGCCCTGATGTCCGAGGGAGTCTGA
- a CDS encoding hydrogen peroxide-inducible genes activator: MADGTYQPTLSQLRAFVAVAEYRHFGTAAARLNVSQPTLSQALASLENGLGVQLIERSTRRVLVTADGEHLLARAKLVLDAADGFVSAAAGVGDGLAGPLRIGLIPTVAPYVLPGLLPALRRDMPALVPQVVEDQTARLLDALRVGTLDVAVMALPSEVQGLVEIPLYTEEFVIVLPGGHPMAGRDDLPLRVLDELPLLLLDEGHCLRDQTLDLCRSVDAYPQSRDTRATSLATVVQCVAGGLGATLVPASAVDVETRRGDLATAHFASPAPGRTIGLVFRGSSGRADGYRHLAQILRDVAPVEVVHAES, from the coding sequence ATGGCTGATGGGACTTATCAACCGACACTGTCACAGCTGCGTGCCTTTGTCGCGGTGGCCGAATATCGCCACTTCGGAACCGCCGCAGCACGTTTGAATGTGAGCCAGCCCACACTCTCGCAGGCGCTCGCGTCCCTCGAGAACGGTCTCGGTGTGCAGCTCATCGAACGCAGCACCCGCCGCGTCCTCGTCACCGCCGACGGTGAACACCTCCTCGCCCGGGCGAAACTCGTCCTCGACGCCGCCGACGGCTTCGTCTCCGCCGCGGCCGGGGTGGGCGACGGCCTCGCCGGGCCCCTGCGGATCGGGCTCATCCCCACCGTCGCGCCGTACGTGCTCCCCGGCCTGCTGCCCGCGCTGCGCCGCGACATGCCCGCACTCGTGCCGCAGGTCGTCGAGGACCAGACGGCCCGACTTCTCGACGCACTGCGTGTCGGCACACTCGACGTCGCCGTGATGGCGCTGCCGTCCGAGGTGCAAGGGCTCGTCGAAATTCCCCTGTACACCGAGGAATTCGTGATCGTCCTCCCCGGCGGGCATCCGATGGCGGGGCGTGACGACCTGCCGCTGCGGGTCCTCGACGAACTGCCCCTGCTGCTGCTCGACGAGGGCCACTGCCTCCGTGATCAAACGTTGGACCTGTGCCGGTCCGTCGACGCCTACCCGCAGTCCCGGGACACCCGCGCGACATCGCTCGCCACCGTCGTGCAGTGCGTCGCAGGCGGATTGGGCGCCACCCTGGTCCCGGCGTCGGCCGTCGACGTCGAAACCCGCCGCGGCGACCTCGCCACCGCGCACTTCGCCTCACCCGCCCCCGGACGCACCATCGGACTCGTCTTCCGCGGCTCGAGCGGACGCGCCGACGGCTACCGGCACCTCGCACAGATCCTGCGGGACGTCGCGCCGGTGGAGGTGGTGCACGCCGAGTCGTGA
- a CDS encoding LysR substrate-binding domain-containing protein — MTEATDPPPFRLAYVPGVTPAKWVRIWGERLADTPLELVAVDAVDATVALRDGRADVALLRLPVDRDGLSAIPLYDEVPVVVVPKDHVFTAADEIALSDLADELVLDPLDTPLVWDALPGRAANDRPATTADAIELVAAGVGVLVVPMSLARLYHRKDLTYRPVAGAPESRIALSWPEDRTTDLVEEFIGIVRGRTANSSRGRNPHETPKTKGAKVSREAKTTKAPAPRRGGTPSGKPGRPGAKSKPGGRRRR; from the coding sequence GTGACCGAGGCGACCGATCCCCCACCGTTCCGGCTCGCGTACGTCCCCGGTGTCACCCCCGCGAAGTGGGTCCGCATCTGGGGTGAACGCCTGGCCGACACCCCGCTCGAGCTGGTGGCCGTCGACGCCGTCGACGCCACGGTCGCCCTGCGCGACGGCCGCGCCGACGTCGCCCTGCTGCGGTTGCCGGTCGACCGCGACGGGCTGAGCGCGATTCCCCTGTACGACGAGGTGCCGGTCGTCGTCGTCCCGAAGGATCACGTGTTCACGGCCGCCGACGAGATTGCGCTCAGCGATCTCGCGGACGAGCTCGTGCTCGATCCGCTCGACACACCCCTGGTGTGGGACGCATTGCCCGGCCGGGCCGCGAACGATCGCCCCGCCACCACCGCCGACGCGATCGAACTGGTTGCCGCCGGGGTCGGGGTGCTCGTCGTCCCGATGTCGCTGGCACGGCTGTACCACCGCAAGGATCTGACCTACCGGCCCGTCGCCGGGGCCCCCGAGTCCCGGATCGCGCTGTCGTGGCCCGAGGACCGCACCACCGATCTCGTCGAGGAGTTCATCGGGATCGTGCGTGGCCGCACCGCCAACAGTTCCCGCGGCCGAAACCCGCACGAAACCCCGAAGACCAAGGGCGCCAAGGTGTCCCGGGAAGCCAAGACCACCAAGGCCCCGGCCCCGCGACGCGGCGGCACACCGTCCGGGAAGCCCGGTAGGCCGGGAGCCAAGAGCAAGCCGGGCGGACGCAGACGGCGCTGA
- a CDS encoding DUF5997 family protein gives MTSQKTPQTMKPATAAKKLGVYLQATPAEFQAGVVSRDELNEWQATPPEWLVALRKDGPHPKDVVAAKLGVSIAGLARGGVTEALTTEQIDALLADQPDWLAAERANLVEVRKEDKRIREQQAAKREASNRRERNSGPFKG, from the coding sequence ATGACGTCGCAGAAGACTCCCCAGACGATGAAGCCCGCCACCGCGGCCAAGAAGCTGGGTGTGTACCTCCAGGCCACCCCCGCCGAGTTCCAGGCCGGCGTGGTCTCGCGCGACGAGCTGAACGAGTGGCAGGCCACCCCGCCCGAGTGGCTCGTCGCACTCCGCAAGGACGGTCCGCACCCCAAGGACGTGGTCGCCGCGAAGCTCGGTGTCTCCATTGCCGGGCTGGCCCGCGGCGGGGTCACCGAGGCCCTCACCACCGAACAGATCGACGCCCTGCTCGCCGACCAGCCGGACTGGCTCGCCGCCGAACGCGCCAATCTCGTCGAGGTGCGCAAGGAGGACAAGCGGATCCGCGAGCAGCAGGCCGCGAAGCGGGAGGCGTCCAACCGCCGCGAACGCAACTCCGGGCCGTTCAAGGGGTAG